A stretch of DNA from Mucilaginibacter daejeonensis:
CGAGGTCGTTAGCGCAGCCTTGTACGCACTCAAGAATGGATCTGGCTTTCGTAACATTACCCGCTAAGGCATAATGATGCGCCATCCAACAGCTTGCAGCTAAAAATACGCCCTCCTTCTGCGAATCGAACTCGAGCAAATGCCGGCGATACAGACCGTTATCGCAATAATGTTCTTCTATAGCAGCAACGGTCTTTTGCATATAATTGCTGTTCGCGTTATCGAAACCGAACGGCGCGAACAGCGCGCAGGCGATATCCACATCTTCAGAACCAGCATGTACCGCGTAGGCGCCGTAGCTGGTCAGGCAATTTTCCTTAATAAAGTTCCGTATAAGTCCGGCATTATGTAACCAACGATCTGCTGTCTCTTTATTTTCTTGGTATGGTGCCATCACCTCTAAGGCACGTGCAGCCAATGCTTTGCTCGAGGTATAATGCTGGACTTGTTCTTCTTCCCATATACCATTGTCTTTCCGTTCCCAATTTTTGCATATAAGATCAGCTATGGCTTCCACTGTTTCCCACTCGGGCCGTTCACCTGTTTTAGCATAAATGGCGCCGCATGCCAGTAAAATGCTGGCCTCAGCATCAAGCTGGAACTGATCCGCAGCAGTATTGCCTTCCATTAATGGGCGGCTTTGCTTATATCCGGCTAGAGGCAAATTCCGGTTGTTTTTTACGATGGAGCCATCGATACTATAAAAACAGGAAACGTGAGATCGATCATTCTTTTTCATGGCTCCGGAAACGAACGACATGAATGCACGCTCCACTTGTCCGTCGGTTTTGAGCCCTACCAGTGACGAAGTGATCAGCGCTGCATCCCTCATCCATACAAAACGGTAGTCGTAATTGCGCTCACCACCGATCACCTCAGGAAGACCTGTAGTAGGCGCGGCAATGATACCGCCTGTCGGCTCGTAAACCATCTGCTGTAATGCCCGTAAAGAATTTTGTACTTGCTCCTGAAAAGGTCCATGGTGGTCAATGTGTTCTGCTATCCTTTCCCAGCCACGTAGCGTGGTCCTTAATGCATCTTCCAAGATATCTTCGTCAAATACCGGGCTATCGATCAATGCTATCCATGAAGGGTCGCCGGTTGGGATCTGGAAATTGATCGTTTCGCCTTTTAATTGAAGCGGATGGGAGCAATGAAGCCACATACCCTCAGTGGGCAACTCGATGATGAATGGTGATATGCTTTCCAAAGTCACCGAATCCGATCCATAGTCGGCTGCCAGCCTAAGCTCACCAAATACCGTATCCGGCGCAGCAGAGATCTTGCGGCATATGCCTCTAAAATTCATGCCTACCGGCATAAGATCTGTTAGTTCAAGTATCTCTTCCTCGACATGAAAATAGGTTTGAAGCACACTGCTTCGGCCGATAAATCTTCTTTTTACGAATGCCTGGCGCTCACATCCCATCTGCCAGTAGCCACCTTTTTGTTCATCGATCAGGGAAGACAGAACAGCAGCGCGGTCAAAAGCACCGGGGCAATACCAGCTGATCGTTCCATCTTTATCCAGCAGGGCACAGGTATGTCTGTCGCTGATCACTGCCAGCGAAGAGATATCGGGTTGTTTCATTTCTTAACGGCTAAAATAAAGCCGGACAGTGTATACTGCCCGGCATGCATCGGGGATTAAAGGTCAATTATGGATGGCCATTGCCGCCTGCTGCACCATATACCTGGCCGGTAGCGTAGCTTGCATCAGCATCAGCCAGTTGCACAAATATGGATGCCAGCTCTGCCGGTTGTCCAGGGCGACCTAACGGGGTCACTGAACCAAATTTTTCGATGGCGTCCTGTGGTTGACCACCACTTACCTGCAAAGGTGTCCATACCGGGCCGGGCGCTACGCCATTCACACGGATCCCTTTGGAACCTAATTGCTTGGCTAATGATTTGACATAGGCCACGTTGGCCGCTTTGGTTTGGGCATAATCAAATAAGTTCTCTGATGGGTCATATGCCTGCACAGAAGTAGTGGCGATGATGGCCGAACCCTCAGGCAGGTGTGGCAGCGCCGCTTTGGTGATCCAGAAAGGTGCGTATATGTTAGTTTTAATGGTCGCATCAAAACCATCTTCTGTGATATCCAATATGGAGTCAATAGCTTGCTGACGACCAGCGTTATTCACTAATATATCCAGTCCGCCAAGTTTTTCAACTGCAGTTGCTACCAATGTTTTGCAAAATTCAGGCTCGGTTATGTCACCTGGAATGGCATATCCTTTTCGTCCTGCTGCTTCGATCAGCGCGATTACTTCATCAGCATCCGCTTGCTCTTCAGGTAAGTAATTGATGGCCACGTCGGCGCCTTCGCGCGCATAAGCGATAGCTGTGGCACGGCCGATACCGGAGTCGCCACCGGTGATCAGTGCTTTTCTTCCCTGCAAGCGGCCAGAACCTTTATAGCTTTCTTCGCCATGGTCGGGCAGCGGTTTCATTTTTGAAGCCAGCCCAGGTGCTTCTTGAGGTTGTCTTTCAAAAGGTGGGGCAGGATACTTACCTGCCGGGTTCTCTAATTTTTTCGTGGTCTCTGACATGTTTTTCTTTATAGATAAATTTTGATGTTTTAAGGCAACACGTTTCAATTGCTAATTGTTGGGCTGGGTGCCGGAATATTTAAACACATGACTGATGCCCGGATTCCTGCTGTTATTGATCTTGTTGAACCTCAGAGGTCATGGTCGTGATCACTCGATCGAAATAATAGGATTGCATGACCACAGGGTTTTGGAATGGTCAATGTTTATGGCAAGAACTTATACTGGAACATCAACCAGTACTTAGAATATTCGATAATATTTGTAGCAAGATCAGTAAAGTTGTCATCAAAAATTACAACGATGCCAACATGCACGTCATCCTCGAATCCAAGCCGGATCCTAAGGCAAGCTTCGGCGGTTCAGGAAAGGTCATTTACCGTGTCCGCGATCAGCAGGTCGTTTTGGAAAAGTCGCCGGTCAAAAGTTCCGGCTACGTGGAGCAGGTCAAAAGTGCGATCTATCATCTTCACTTCGGTGATCTCGGCGGGAGGCCGTTACGAGTGATCTATTTCGTATTGGGAACCATGGGTTGCCTGGTGATCATTTCCGGGATATTGATCTGGCTCGTAGCGCGCGACAAAAGCAACGTTGCACCCCATAAGCGAGCGTTCAATTTATGGACAGCAAACATATTCATGGCGAGTTGCCTAAGTATGCTACCGGTCACAGCCTTTACAATGATCAGTTTAAAATTCATCGCCAAACCAACGCAAGCAGATATCTATCACCTTTACTTTTATGCGTGGCTGGTGCTGTCGGTCTATTTTATCGTCAGAAAAAAACTCAATATCACGAATAACCAAACGCTTGTCCTGTCTGCTGTGCTTTGTATGGCGGTACCTATAGTGGACGGTATCACATGCGGGAATTGGTTCTGGCACACATTCTCTATCGGCGCATCAGATATCCTGTTCATCGATGTGTTGTTTTGCTCTTTATCACTGCTATGTATCGTAGTGCTCGTAAAAATGAAAGCTCATCAAGCGAAGGGTGGTAGTTTGGCCGATAGAATGATCACTGCAAAACCTGCAAATGTTCCCGCTTAAATGATGACAGCCTGGATAAATACTTACATAAAGACAATCCTTGTAGCGTCATATGTCCCTGGTTGTTTCTTCTGGTGATTTTTTGATGCCTTAAGTTGCCTGATCGATCTGCCAAGCCAGCTGAACAGTATCTTTGAAATATGGCTCAAAGATCTGTCATTCCGGTAAGTAAGTTTGGAAATGAACCTGTAAGTATCGAACGGTTCTCGTTCAGCGACCTACCTGAGCTGGGCGACTGGCAGCAACCTGAGCGCCATGACCGGCACAGCTTTTTCTTGATGGAACAAGGGACCGTTACGTTGGAGATCGATTTTACGAAGTCCGAGGTGGTGGCACCGGCGGTGGTGTATATGCATCCTGACCAGGTCCACCGCATTTTAGCGTTCAGCCATGTGCAGGCAGTGGCTTGGGCCTTAACCGATGAGCAGTTGGGTACGGGCTATTTGAACCAGCTGCAAAGTGCCGCACCGGAGTTTTTAGATGAGGCCAGCTTTGACTTGATGCAGCAATTAGCAGAAGTGTGCTTGAAAATGAAAGAACCTGCTTTGAAGCCAGCTTTGCTTGCTTTGGTGTCTTTGGTAATAGAAAAGCTCAGTGCCAAGCAGGCAAGCGGTCGGTTTGAGGTGATCACCCACTCTTTCAGGAAGGCTTTGGAGAGTCATTATCTGACCGCAAAACGACCGGCTGACTATGCGTCCTTTTTGAATATTTCAGTAGCTTACTTGAACGAATGTGTTAAGAACACTACAGGCTTATCAGTGTCGCATCATATTCAGCAAAGAGTGATCTTGGAGGCCAAACGCCTGCTGGTACATTCGGACCTGTCCGTCAAGGAGATCGCCTCGTATTTAGGTTATGATGATCATCCATACTTTGTGCGCTTATTTGCCAAAGTGGCCGGTAAAAGTGCACTTGCATTCAAAAACCGCGATTAGTCCAACAGTATCTTGTCTGCGGTCTGTTACGAGCAAAGTATGTATCTCATCTTTGTCACATGAGAACAGCATTGATCGCAGGCGCCAGTTTTGCAGGGCTTTGTACCGCTTACTGGCTCAAACAATTAAATTACGAAGTTACCGTAGTGGAGATCAGTAAAGATCTGAAACGAGGGGGCACACCCGTTAACATTATGGGCGATACCATTAACATCATGAAGCAGATGGGTTTGTTCGAAAAGATCAAAGAACAGGCTCTACCTATGAGGGGAATGAGCTTTGTGAACAGTGCCGGTGATATCGTTGGCACCATGCCTCGCGATGAGAATGAAGAGTACGAGATAGAGCGCGATACATTGCTAGAGATGCTTTATGACCTTGTGAGATCCGATGTCAGGTTCGGCACCAGTGTCAATGATATGGGTAGCGCTTATGATCTGATCGTTGGGTGCGATGGTTTACATTCCGCCGTACGTAAAAGATATTTTGGTCCGGAGAGCGACTATGTCAAATACTTGGGCGTTCACTTTTCCATCAGCATTGTGCCCGAATTGTTGATCCCAGAATTTACGACCGAGATGTACCAGGAATCCGGCAAAACCATTATGCTCAACGCCTATAATGGCAAGACCGACATCTGCTTTTGCTTTCGTTCAAACGAGATCGCTTATGATCACCGCAATGAGGCACAGATGCGCGAACTTATTAAACAGGCATTCACAAATGTTGGCTGGCGTAGCCAGGAACTGCTGGTACGTATAGAGCAGGCAGAAAGCTTTTATTTTGATAAACTTTGCCAAACCCACATGCCGAGCTGGAGCAAAGGTAATGTGGTATTGGTTGGTGATGCCGCTTATTGTCCGTCGCCCGCTGCAGGGCGTGGTGGCTCGCTGGCTATTGACGGTGCATACGCGCTGTACCAGGCTTTACTCAAAAATGACCTCAACAGTTATGAAAACTTCCGCCCATTCATTGATCGGATCCAAGCAGACGTATTAGAAGATGGCTTACCAATGCTTGTCAGGCTTTAAATTCTTAAGCGAGCTGCGAAGCTATGAGGCAAGCGTTATTTCAGGCGAGATAGGCCATCTCTTGCAACGACCTGGTCACTACCGTTGCAAGAGATGGTTATTGTGGTCTTAAATCTTTCTGGTCAAAGATCACTGTAGTAATACGTCTATCTCGGCAGTTAATTTACGCTCTAAGATCTCGCCTTCAAAGCCGATGGTCCTGAACTGCATCTTGCCATTTTTATCAAGTACCGCCAGCGTTGGAATAACGGTAAACCCTACCTTTTCGCCAATGTCCGGGTCACCGTTGTAGTACAGCGGAAAGGTGTAACGACCGTTCTTTAGCGCCCATTTACGTGCGTCCTCAAGCGTATTGCGTGCACCGCTGTTGATCACCATAAAAACTACATCTGGGTTGTCTTTGTAACGCTCATACACTTTTTGCAGGTAAGGCAACTCTTCCATACAGGGTACGCACCATGTGGCCCAAAAGTCCATAACAACGATCTTTCCCTTTATCTTATCCGGGTCAAGAGGGGTGCCCTTAAGGTCAACGATCTTCAGCAATTCCGGACCTTTCAGGTTCAGCATCTGCTTTTTTACCAATGCTATCATTTGCCTTGCCTGTATCTCTGATAACTCTCGCAGCTTTTCAGTGTAACCGTTGTCTGAGCCTTTATAAGCGATGTAGGTTCTCCTTGCGCCGGCAAGTGAGGCGCTGTCTCCCGGCTCCTTGAGCAGTATACGCCAGTAGGCCTGGTGTGCCTTCTCATTCTCCTCCTGCTGGGCAAGAACGTAGGCTACATTAGTCAGCGTCACCTTATCGTCAGACGCTGCTGCTGCCTCGGCGTCCTTTTTTGCCTGTGCTGTTTGACCTTTGTATTGGTAGTTGACCGCCATGAGCGACAGAAGCTGGGCTTTCACCATACCGATCTGTTTTGCCCTTACACTATCAGCAACGTAACCCGGGATATACCCATATTCAGGAAAGAACCTTATGATGCCCACCGGATACTGGTCGGCTATCTGCATTGCCTCCCTGGCGTACTTTAGTGCGGTATCCGGAGCAAGGTGGTTCTGGGTGAGTGTTTCAGCGATACTCTTAAGCGTACGGGCCCGGTAAGGACTTGTATCTCTGGCGAGGATACGTGCATTGGCCAGCGCTTCGGCCGGTCGCTTTTGTGCGGCATAAAGCTCAAATAACTGGTCATGCATAGCAGATCTGCCTTCACCACTTTTGCGGCCACCTGTTCTGATCCCGTTCTCCAAGGCAGTTATTCTTTTGAGTGTATCCTTTTCTTTAGCGAGCGCCGATGAAAGGAAATCTTTTGCAGCGTCAGAGTTGGGGTATTTTTGCATGATCACCTGATGAACGGAGTCCACGCGGCTGGTCTCACCTAAAATAAGATAACCCATGGTGACCGAGTTCAAGTTCCCCATTACCGTAGGTGCCTGATCCATTCTATTTTTGATGAAACGGTGCGCCATGGTAAGTAGTTTTCCTTTCTCAGCAGGTGTTTTGGCACTGGCGATCTCGCTTGCGTATAAACGAACCTGAGCCTCATAATTGTCCGGATAGTTCTGTAGTTCGCGCTCGTACAACTCTTTTTGTAAGGCCGGTAGGTTGGCGGATCGTCCCATTTGTGCGCTCAGGCTATAGGCCTCATGCAGGTAACCGCTTTTTACCCGTTTATCTCCATTGTAAATGATGATCTCAAAATGTTTGCTATCTGAAGGTTTGTCCTTCACATCACCGCTTTCCAGGTAAAAGGTAGCATAAGTAGCATAGCGGGGTACTTTGAACTTCGCCGTCCATACGCCATTGACCTTTTGCATAGGCAGGCGGTAGGGCAATTCGTAAAAAGTAGAGTAAGTAAACACCAAGGTCAATTCATTGATATTGGCCGGGATCTTACTCCCGGCCTCACCAGCATGATAGGTCACAATGATCTCATCGCCGCGTTTAGGTCTTTGCGGCGTAATATTTACTGCTTGCTGCGCAACGGCAGAGCCGGCTTCTGTAAATAGCAGCAGTGAGACCATCAAATATTTTAATAGATACTTCATAATGATCTTTAGTTATAGCCAGGGTTCTGTACAAGGTTAGGGTTGGTCACCAGCGCCTGCGTTGGTATAGGCCAAAGCTTGGCGGTTGGCTTCCATGCCGTTTTGATAGCTGGTAGAACATCGTCGGCCCGGCTCTTGCTGGCGTCGCCGCTGGTACTTTTCCAGCGCTTCAGGTCAAACCAGCGGTGTCCCCACTCCGTGAAAAGTTCCAACCTTCGCTCTTTCTCGATCGCAAGCATCACTGCTCCCATATCACCCAACGCAGGAAGGTTTCCAAGTCCTGCACGCTGACGAATGATGTTAAGATCGCTTACTGCATCGCTTAATTTATTTTGCTGAGCACGTGCTTCAGCACGGATCAGATATTGCTCTGCCAGTCGTAACACCATAGAATACTCAGTGACCGGTGTACCCACCCTCACCTTGTATTTAAAGGGGTAGTTGTACACCAAGCCAGCAGCGGTCGTATACTTGGCAACCCAGTTAGCCCGGCGTTTGTCGTCCGCTTCAAAAGCATCTTCCAAGCCCGTGGTGCCCTTGGTCAATCGATAAAGAGGCGTTGCGGTAGATATGATCGTATTGCCCTCGAACGTATTCCGATTCGCGCCTGTATTGACCACCTGTAATTGCCAAATGGCTTCCTGGCTGTTCTTCAGAAATACGTTATTCATTTCTGCAGTAGGCAGTAATTTGTAGGTGGTGTTGCTGATCACTTCGGTCGCTTGGGCCTCGGCGGCAGTAAAGTTTCCTGTATACAAGTATGCGCGCGCCAGTAACGCCGTTGCCACCGCTTTATTAGGCCGGGTGCGTTCGGTGTTGCCCGGGTAAGCCGTTGCTAGTAATTTCTTCGCAGCTTCAAGGTCGGCAATGATACTTTTGTAAACCTCCGCAGCAGCGGTACGCGGCTTGTTGGTGTTCGCCAATACATCCGTGTCGGTGATCAACGGTACATCGCCGAACATATTGACCA
This window harbors:
- a CDS encoding SDR family oxidoreductase yields the protein MSETTKKLENPAGKYPAPPFERQPQEAPGLASKMKPLPDHGEESYKGSGRLQGRKALITGGDSGIGRATAIAYAREGADVAINYLPEEQADADEVIALIEAAGRKGYAIPGDITEPEFCKTLVATAVEKLGGLDILVNNAGRQQAIDSILDITEDGFDATIKTNIYAPFWITKAALPHLPEGSAIIATTSVQAYDPSENLFDYAQTKAANVAYVKSLAKQLGSKGIRVNGVAPGPVWTPLQVSGGQPQDAIEKFGSVTPLGRPGQPAELASIFVQLADADASYATGQVYGAAGGNGHP
- a CDS encoding RagB/SusD family nutrient uptake outer membrane protein, translated to MKATYLTITILLLTLLTSCKKYVEIEDPKDQLVASSVFLNDNTATAAVIGIYSSMNESNYYFANVLTTFMGSMAADDFAYSAVFAAFDEFKNNAVLPGNTYVNTLWSQPYDYIYRANACYQGLSASTTLTPAIKDQLMGESLFVRAFCHFYLVNMFGDVPLITDTDVLANTNKPRTAAAEVYKSIIADLEAAKKLLATAYPGNTERTRPNKAVATALLARAYLYTGNFTAAEAQATEVISNTTYKLLPTAEMNNVFLKNSQEAIWQLQVVNTGANRNTFEGNTIISTATPLYRLTKGTTGLEDAFEADDKRRANWVAKYTTAAGLVYNYPFKYKVRVGTPVTEYSMVLRLAEQYLIRAEARAQQNKLSDAVSDLNIIRQRAGLGNLPALGDMGAVMLAIEKERRLELFTEWGHRWFDLKRWKSTSGDASKSRADDVLPAIKTAWKPTAKLWPIPTQALVTNPNLVQNPGYN
- a CDS encoding PepSY-associated TM helix domain-containing protein; the protein is MTTGFWNGQCLWQELILEHQPVLRIFDNICSKISKVVIKNYNDANMHVILESKPDPKASFGGSGKVIYRVRDQQVVLEKSPVKSSGYVEQVKSAIYHLHFGDLGGRPLRVIYFVLGTMGCLVIISGILIWLVARDKSNVAPHKRAFNLWTANIFMASCLSMLPVTAFTMISLKFIAKPTQADIYHLYFYAWLVLSVYFIVRKKLNITNNQTLVLSAVLCMAVPIVDGITCGNWFWHTFSIGASDILFIDVLFCSLSLLCIVVLVKMKAHQAKGGSLADRMITAKPANVPA
- a CDS encoding redoxin family protein, whose protein sequence is MKYLLKYLMVSLLLFTEAGSAVAQQAVNITPQRPKRGDEIIVTYHAGEAGSKIPANINELTLVFTYSTFYELPYRLPMQKVNGVWTAKFKVPRYATYATFYLESGDVKDKPSDSKHFEIIIYNGDKRVKSGYLHEAYSLSAQMGRSANLPALQKELYERELQNYPDNYEAQVRLYASEIASAKTPAEKGKLLTMAHRFIKNRMDQAPTVMGNLNSVTMGYLILGETSRVDSVHQVIMQKYPNSDAAKDFLSSALAKEKDTLKRITALENGIRTGGRKSGEGRSAMHDQLFELYAAQKRPAEALANARILARDTSPYRARTLKSIAETLTQNHLAPDTALKYAREAMQIADQYPVGIIRFFPEYGYIPGYVADSVRAKQIGMVKAQLLSLMAVNYQYKGQTAQAKKDAEAAAASDDKVTLTNVAYVLAQQEENEKAHQAYWRILLKEPGDSASLAGARRTYIAYKGSDNGYTEKLRELSEIQARQMIALVKKQMLNLKGPELLKIVDLKGTPLDPDKIKGKIVVMDFWATWCVPCMEELPYLQKVYERYKDNPDVVFMVINSGARNTLEDARKWALKNGRYTFPLYYNGDPDIGEKVGFTVIPTLAVLDKNGKMQFRTIGFEGEILERKLTAEIDVLLQ
- a CDS encoding glycoside hydrolase family 15 protein, producing the protein MKQPDISSLAVISDRHTCALLDKDGTISWYCPGAFDRAAVLSSLIDEQKGGYWQMGCERQAFVKRRFIGRSSVLQTYFHVEEEILELTDLMPVGMNFRGICRKISAAPDTVFGELRLAADYGSDSVTLESISPFIIELPTEGMWLHCSHPLQLKGETINFQIPTGDPSWIALIDSPVFDEDILEDALRTTLRGWERIAEHIDHHGPFQEQVQNSLRALQQMVYEPTGGIIAAPTTGLPEVIGGERNYDYRFVWMRDAALITSSLVGLKTDGQVERAFMSFVSGAMKKNDRSHVSCFYSIDGSIVKNNRNLPLAGYKQSRPLMEGNTAADQFQLDAEASILLACGAIYAKTGERPEWETVEAIADLICKNWERKDNGIWEEEQVQHYTSSKALAARALEVMAPYQENKETADRWLHNAGLIRNFIKENCLTSYGAYAVHAGSEDVDIACALFAPFGFDNANSNYMQKTVAAIEEHYCDNGLYRRHLLEFDSQKEGVFLAASCWMAHHYALAGNVTKARSILECVQGCANDLGYLSEEFDMNDHTMLGNFPQTFVHSSFICAVNGLTDSAQ
- a CDS encoding FAD-dependent monooxygenase; its protein translation is MRTALIAGASFAGLCTAYWLKQLNYEVTVVEISKDLKRGGTPVNIMGDTINIMKQMGLFEKIKEQALPMRGMSFVNSAGDIVGTMPRDENEEYEIERDTLLEMLYDLVRSDVRFGTSVNDMGSAYDLIVGCDGLHSAVRKRYFGPESDYVKYLGVHFSISIVPELLIPEFTTEMYQESGKTIMLNAYNGKTDICFCFRSNEIAYDHRNEAQMRELIKQAFTNVGWRSQELLVRIEQAESFYFDKLCQTHMPSWSKGNVVLVGDAAYCPSPAAGRGGSLAIDGAYALYQALLKNDLNSYENFRPFIDRIQADVLEDGLPMLVRL
- a CDS encoding helix-turn-helix domain-containing protein — its product is MAQRSVIPVSKFGNEPVSIERFSFSDLPELGDWQQPERHDRHSFFLMEQGTVTLEIDFTKSEVVAPAVVYMHPDQVHRILAFSHVQAVAWALTDEQLGTGYLNQLQSAAPEFLDEASFDLMQQLAEVCLKMKEPALKPALLALVSLVIEKLSAKQASGRFEVITHSFRKALESHYLTAKRPADYASFLNISVAYLNECVKNTTGLSVSHHIQQRVILEAKRLLVHSDLSVKEIASYLGYDDHPYFVRLFAKVAGKSALAFKNRD